The Chryseobacterium geocarposphaerae genome window below encodes:
- a CDS encoding alpha-ketoglutarate-dependent dioxygenase AlkB family protein yields the protein MAQLSLFDAKEFYEFPKDLLDYRENFLTREEADLLKNKLLDTVPWEQCTQKMYDKMVLTPRLTAWYGDSQYNESEENKQPANPWTPELLSLKERIEKEFGYRFNGVLLNLYRDNNDSVAWHRDKESRYGKRPVIASISLGQTRNFDFRKKDHHQSKYSLPLPHGSLLIMKGDLQEHWEHRIAKSTISMKERINLTFRLINEL from the coding sequence ATGGCCCAATTGAGTTTATTTGATGCTAAAGAATTTTATGAGTTTCCAAAGGATCTTTTGGATTACAGAGAGAATTTTCTCACCAGGGAAGAAGCCGATCTGCTTAAAAACAAATTATTAGATACTGTTCCCTGGGAACAATGCACTCAAAAGATGTATGATAAGATGGTGCTGACTCCACGGCTAACGGCTTGGTATGGTGACTCACAATATAATGAATCTGAAGAAAATAAACAGCCAGCAAATCCATGGACGCCTGAGCTGCTTTCTTTAAAAGAAAGGATTGAAAAAGAATTTGGCTATCGGTTTAATGGAGTTTTATTAAACCTATATAGAGACAATAATGATTCAGTAGCATGGCATAGAGACAAAGAAAGCCGCTACGGAAAACGGCCTGTCATCGCATCGATCAGCCTTGGCCAGACCAGAAATTTTGATTTCAGGAAAAAAGATCATCACCAGAGTAAATACAGCTTACCACTTCCACATGGTTCATTGCTTATTATGAAAGGCGATTTGCAAGAACATTGGGAACATAGAATTGCTAAGTCAACTATTTCGATGAAGGAGAGAATCAATTTGACATTCAGGTTAATTAATGAATTATAA
- a CDS encoding helix-turn-helix domain-containing protein → MMKIVSLEHPSKLLFVESLDYNNPYDFTKIHKHDYFEILFIQKGGGSQLIDDQRFKLEDLSIFMIQPGQVHLLNRDLAEGKIVQFGKDIFAHMFPLEFHHLLFKQPKVEISETDFFHLYSLIEHMDKIIKEEGASSMAIFKSYSYLQIILIHLIEKHNVTQTKNTKLAARFLELLSVHIKDKRNVVDYANMLYVSVDTLNYHCKLNFGKTPLNLINEEVVKETKRLMLLGTHSIVEIGYELNFNSPSNFSSFIKKNTGKTPKQLNIDIKSII, encoded by the coding sequence ATGATGAAGATTGTATCTTTAGAACATCCAAGCAAACTTTTATTTGTTGAATCACTGGATTATAATAATCCGTATGATTTTACGAAAATACACAAGCATGATTATTTTGAGATCCTTTTTATTCAAAAAGGAGGTGGTTCTCAATTAATAGATGATCAAAGGTTTAAACTCGAAGATCTTTCTATATTTATGATACAGCCCGGGCAGGTTCACTTGCTTAACAGGGATCTTGCTGAAGGGAAGATTGTTCAGTTTGGGAAAGATATATTTGCCCATATGTTTCCTTTAGAATTTCATCATCTTTTATTTAAGCAGCCTAAAGTTGAGATTTCGGAGACGGATTTTTTTCATTTGTATTCTTTGATAGAGCATATGGATAAAATAATTAAGGAGGAAGGAGCATCCAGCATGGCTATTTTCAAATCTTACAGCTATCTCCAAATTATTCTGATACACTTGATCGAAAAGCATAATGTAACCCAAACAAAGAACACGAAGCTTGCTGCCCGTTTTCTGGAGCTGCTGAGTGTGCACATAAAAGATAAAAGAAATGTTGTGGATTATGCCAATATGCTGTATGTAAGCGTTGATACATTAAACTATCATTGTAAACTGAATTTTGGGAAGACTCCGTTGAACCTGATTAATGAAGAAGTCGTTAAAGAAACAAAAAGACTGATGTTGCTGGGTACGCATTCTATTGTAGAAATAGGATATGAATTAAACTTTAACAGTCCGTCTAATTTCAGTTCTTTTATTAAGAAAAATACCGGAAAAACACCTAAGCAGCTTAATATAGATATTAAAAGCATTATCTGA
- a CDS encoding serine hydrolase domain-containing protein — translation MKKLFALLFLIWILPLVAQKNIKIRHLNGKTIDSQILQQRLSRLVDSAKIAGLQIAIVNHNKVIYSSSFGYKDIENKQKLNDNTVMYAASLTKPVSAYIFMRLVEKGIFSLDQPVYKYLKKPIGEYAKWKDLAEDPESFNLITPRMLLSHSSGLPVLRQLYDNKVNLIAKPGEKFYYSNEGINLLGFIIEEYTGKKLEDIAREEVFGPLKMSHTDMIWQNKFENNFSNAYFKDGKKYGSERRESSRAAGSMSTTANDYANFMINLMKKKGLSGKAYIEMLKPQIMVKSERGFGPLKDCITNENDAINLAWGLGVGLFSSPFGKAFFHTGHGEANQNYAVAFPETGTAVIILSNSENFEKNNAQILKLCIGDTYSPLKWLGHLDKASE, via the coding sequence ATGAAAAAACTCTTCGCCCTCTTATTCTTAATCTGGATATTGCCTTTAGTTGCTCAAAAAAATATCAAGATCAGACATCTTAACGGAAAAACAATCGATTCTCAAATTCTTCAGCAGCGGTTGTCACGTTTAGTCGATAGTGCTAAAATTGCCGGTTTGCAGATAGCCATTGTCAACCACAATAAAGTGATCTATTCATCTAGTTTCGGATATAAGGATATTGAAAACAAACAGAAGCTGAATGACAATACAGTAATGTACGCAGCCTCACTAACCAAGCCTGTGAGTGCATACATTTTTATGCGTCTGGTTGAGAAAGGAATATTCAGTCTCGACCAGCCTGTTTACAAATACTTGAAAAAACCGATAGGAGAGTATGCGAAATGGAAAGATCTGGCAGAAGATCCTGAATCTTTCAATCTAATCACACCCCGAATGCTCTTAAGTCATAGTTCAGGGCTTCCGGTTCTTCGGCAATTGTATGATAACAAAGTCAATCTCATCGCCAAGCCGGGCGAAAAGTTCTATTATTCCAATGAAGGGATTAACCTTTTGGGATTTATTATAGAGGAATATACGGGAAAAAAGCTTGAGGATATTGCACGGGAAGAAGTATTTGGACCTTTGAAGATGAGCCATACAGACATGATCTGGCAAAATAAATTTGAAAATAATTTCTCCAATGCCTATTTCAAAGATGGAAAAAAATACGGTTCGGAAAGAAGAGAAAGCAGCAGAGCAGCAGGTTCAATGTCCACCACAGCGAATGATTACGCAAATTTTATGATCAACCTGATGAAAAAGAAAGGTCTATCTGGTAAAGCTTATATTGAGATGCTAAAGCCGCAGATCATGGTGAAGAGTGAGAGAGGGTTTGGTCCTTTGAAAGACTGTATCACCAATGAGAATGATGCTATTAATCTTGCCTGGGGATTAGGAGTGGGATTGTTCAGCTCGCCTTTTGGTAAGGCTTTTTTCCATACAGGACACGGTGAAGCCAATCAGAATTACGCTGTGGCATTTCCGGAAACTGGAACAGCTGTTATCATCCTCAGCAACAGTGAGAATTTTGAAAAGAATAATGCACAGATCTTAAAGCTTTGTATAGGAGATACTTATTCACCATTGAAATGGTTGGGGCATCTGGATAAAGCTTCGGAATAG
- a CDS encoding helix-turn-helix domain-containing protein, which translates to MTSKLAHYRRNKGLSQQQLADVSGVSARTIQRIESGKVEAHPATLKMLADSLEIGTEELMVNDQLPKSLEIKNEDKIKPFFHILALIGLFLPVFNIILPGLLWFFKKDEDQAYDLEGKLVINFQITMSLLLVPSVVLMVFVFSVGFPLVMIIYFYALVICAINIFRSINKKDSFYPLTYRFLR; encoded by the coding sequence ATGACTTCAAAATTAGCACATTACAGGCGTAATAAAGGATTAAGCCAGCAACAACTCGCAGATGTTTCCGGCGTGAGTGCAAGAACGATACAGCGAATCGAAAGCGGAAAGGTTGAAGCTCATCCCGCAACGTTAAAGATGCTTGCGGACTCACTCGAAATAGGAACTGAAGAACTAATGGTAAACGATCAGTTACCAAAATCTCTGGAGATCAAAAATGAAGATAAAATAAAACCGTTTTTTCATATATTAGCTCTGATCGGTCTTTTTCTTCCTGTTTTCAATATAATTCTTCCCGGACTTCTTTGGTTTTTTAAAAAAGATGAAGACCAGGCTTACGACCTTGAAGGGAAGTTGGTAATTAATTTTCAGATCACAATGTCGCTTCTCCTTGTACCGTCTGTTGTATTAATGGTCTTTGTATTTTCCGTTGGATTTCCGTTGGTGATGATCATCTATTTTTATGCTCTTGTCATTTGTGCTATCAATATTTTCAGGAGCATCAATAAAAAAGACAGCTTCTATCCTTTAACCTATCGATTTTTGAGATAA
- a CDS encoding RCC1 domain-containing protein, with protein sequence MNNYGFLSRLLKLFFLILISSTVQAQYCVSGCNPNTFVNSADPNTIEYDNLISVFHASLAKEKDGSFKVWGQVSNSNGTSDLLSPTLIAPSNGFNYIGTPLRVAAGSVSNTGHQFALLTTDGLYVWGTTNTLVSSTIKTTSAFGKITINGKTDGLPAGVNPSDVKMMFGSYRTLAIVTCSGDAWVLSFNGSKNGDGTAEGTTNNVIWHRVKTSLAGNPNLDNVVAMRGTPNALFALTSDGKLYTWGTGTYINSGAAATRNYATEVSAPIGATPKMIGMTQGGASLLQTYYLLATDGKLYAMGDNSNKQLGDGSTNTSTVWNEVTAVSGSNTLGGNIVWISPNEHSNYANSATINVLTNNNKQWAWGANSGNMIGQPTASAFYDPIYMPGNSTAADGLSLTDEVIAVETGGHTTINVKKCSQNFGYVGHRTNGSMGDGTATNSNPTSFTYSTSVLIVCGTDLGPKSKDLKICSGTTANLNNANLEINSSEVEWHATNDANSPVITNVTAMGPGTYYAFFTVASGKCRLVGTIVTISYYLPTDPGNPCACYNPGTISGTAPDTKLGITLLKRAGTNSPDNWPMVRKSGHIALESNTKGFVITRMSSTEISSIPAPQEGMMVYDKTAKCLKIYSDGVWSCFSNPACP encoded by the coding sequence ATGAATAATTACGGTTTTTTATCTAGATTATTAAAGCTATTTTTTCTAATACTCATATCTTCTACAGTACAGGCTCAATACTGTGTGTCGGGTTGTAATCCCAATACTTTTGTAAACAGTGCCGATCCAAATACGATAGAATATGACAACTTGATTTCTGTTTTTCATGCTTCTTTGGCGAAAGAAAAGGACGGATCTTTTAAGGTTTGGGGGCAAGTCAGTAATAGTAATGGAACTTCAGATTTATTAAGCCCGACATTAATAGCACCAAGCAATGGATTTAATTATATAGGAACCCCGCTAAGAGTGGCAGCTGGAAGTGTCAGTAACACAGGACACCAGTTTGCTTTATTAACCACAGACGGGCTGTATGTTTGGGGGACAACAAATACTTTGGTAAGCTCAACAATTAAGACTACATCGGCTTTCGGAAAAATCACTATAAATGGTAAGACTGACGGTTTACCAGCAGGAGTAAATCCTTCAGATGTAAAAATGATGTTTGGGTCTTATCGTACTTTGGCTATTGTTACCTGTAGCGGAGATGCATGGGTATTATCATTTAACGGATCAAAAAATGGTGATGGGACAGCAGAGGGTACAACAAACAATGTGATTTGGCATCGTGTAAAGACCTCGTTGGCAGGAAATCCTAACCTTGACAATGTTGTTGCAATGAGAGGGACACCGAATGCGCTTTTTGCTTTAACTTCGGACGGAAAACTCTATACCTGGGGTACCGGGACCTATATTAACAGCGGAGCCGCAGCAACCAGAAATTATGCTACAGAAGTTTCTGCACCTATAGGGGCTACCCCAAAAATGATAGGGATGACACAAGGTGGTGCATCACTCTTGCAGACATATTATCTTTTAGCTACCGATGGTAAACTCTACGCTATGGGGGATAACAGCAATAAACAGCTGGGGGATGGAAGTACAAATACAAGTACAGTCTGGAATGAAGTGACAGCGGTTTCAGGAAGCAATACGTTAGGTGGAAATATCGTTTGGATTTCTCCTAATGAACACTCCAACTATGCTAATTCTGCTACTATTAACGTGTTAACCAACAATAACAAGCAATGGGCTTGGGGGGCTAATAGTGGAAATATGATCGGACAGCCTACAGCATCTGCTTTTTATGATCCTATCTACATGCCGGGGAATAGCACTGCAGCTGATGGTCTCAGCCTTACCGATGAAGTAATTGCCGTAGAAACAGGAGGGCATACTACAATTAACGTTAAAAAATGTTCCCAGAACTTCGGATACGTAGGGCATAGAACTAATGGAAGTATGGGAGATGGAACTGCTACTAACAGTAATCCAACATCTTTTACGTATTCAACATCGGTATTGATTGTTTGTGGAACAGACTTAGGACCTAAATCAAAAGATTTAAAAATTTGCTCGGGAACTACAGCGAATTTAAATAACGCAAACTTGGAGATAAATTCTTCTGAAGTGGAATGGCATGCAACAAATGATGCCAATAGCCCGGTGATAACTAATGTTACTGCAATGGGACCCGGTACGTATTATGCTTTCTTTACTGTGGCTTCAGGTAAATGTAGATTAGTAGGTACTATAGTAACAATTTCGTACTATCTTCCAACCGATCCTGGGAATCCATGTGCGTGTTATAATCCTGGAACCATTTCAGGTACAGCACCTGATACTAAATTGGGAATCACCCTGCTAAAACGTGCCGGTACCAACTCTCCGGATAATTGGCCTATGGTAAGGAAATCTGGACATATTGCATTAGAGTCCAATACCAAGGGATTTGTAATCACAAGAATGTCTTCCACAGAAATTTCATCAATACCTGCTCCTCAGGAAGGAATGATGGTTTATGACAAAACTGCCAAATGCCTAAAAATATATTCAGACGGTGTATGGTCGTGTTTTTCTAACCCGGCTTGTCCATAA